One genomic window of Burkholderia diffusa includes the following:
- the xerD gene encoding site-specific tyrosine recombinase XerD has translation MSEPLLSSDSASGADGDEAAASPALLASRASIDVFCDALWLEHGLARNTLDAYRRDLMLFSQWLAATHGASLDSADEAMVTGYIAARSDGKATSSNRRLSVFRRYYGWAVREHHASADPTLRITSAKQAARFPSTLSEAQVEALLGAPDIGTPLGLRDRTMLELMYASGLRVSELVTLKTVEVGLNEGVVRVMGKGSKERLVPFGEVAHGWIERYLRDARPALLGARAADALFVTGRGDGMTRQQFWNIIKRHAQQADVRAHLSPHTLRHAFATHLLNHGADLRVVQLLLGHSDISTTQIYTHVARERLKTLHAQHHPRG, from the coding sequence ATGAGTGAACCCTTGCTTTCCTCCGACTCCGCGTCCGGTGCCGACGGCGACGAAGCCGCGGCATCGCCCGCGCTGCTCGCGAGCCGTGCGTCGATCGACGTGTTCTGCGACGCGCTGTGGCTCGAGCACGGGCTCGCGCGCAACACGCTCGACGCGTACCGGCGCGACCTGATGCTGTTTTCGCAATGGCTGGCCGCGACGCACGGCGCGTCGCTCGATTCGGCGGACGAAGCGATGGTGACCGGCTACATCGCCGCGCGCAGCGATGGCAAGGCGACGTCGTCGAACCGGCGGCTGTCGGTGTTCCGTCGCTATTACGGCTGGGCCGTGCGCGAGCATCACGCGAGCGCGGACCCGACGCTGCGGATCACGTCGGCGAAACAGGCCGCGCGGTTTCCGTCGACGCTGTCCGAGGCGCAGGTCGAAGCGCTGCTCGGCGCACCCGACATCGGTACGCCGCTCGGCCTGCGCGATCGCACGATGCTGGAGCTGATGTACGCGAGCGGGTTGCGCGTGAGCGAACTCGTCACGCTAAAGACCGTCGAGGTCGGGCTCAACGAGGGCGTCGTGCGCGTGATGGGCAAGGGTTCGAAGGAACGGCTCGTGCCGTTCGGTGAAGTCGCGCACGGCTGGATCGAGCGCTATCTGCGCGATGCGCGGCCGGCGCTGCTCGGCGCGCGCGCGGCCGATGCGCTGTTCGTCACCGGCCGCGGCGACGGCATGACGCGCCAGCAGTTCTGGAACATCATCAAGCGCCACGCGCAGCAGGCCGACGTGCGCGCGCACCTGTCGCCGCATACGCTGCGGCACGCGTTCGCGACGCATCTGCTGAACCACGGCGCCGACCTGCGCGTCGTGCAGTTGCTGCTCGGCCACAGCGACATCTCGACCACGCAGATCTACACGCACGTCGCGCGAGAGCGGCTGAAGACGCTGCACGCGCAGCACCACCCGCGCGGTTAG
- a CDS encoding methylated-DNA--[protein]-cysteine S-methyltransferase, whose amino-acid sequence MFNAVIDAPFGKVGIRTDAAVVREIVYLPESVKSVEPDSPLAKRAVEQIERYFERASARFDLPLADVGSAFQHRVWNVISDIPPGTVLTYGQVAKRIGSAPRAVGQACGANYFPLVIPCHRVVAAGGLGGFANHDDNGYYQKVKRWLLAHEGVPY is encoded by the coding sequence ATGTTCAACGCAGTCATCGACGCACCGTTCGGCAAGGTCGGCATCCGTACCGATGCCGCGGTGGTGCGCGAGATCGTCTATCTGCCCGAGTCGGTGAAGTCGGTCGAGCCGGACTCGCCGCTCGCCAAGCGCGCGGTCGAGCAGATCGAACGTTATTTCGAGCGCGCTTCGGCGCGTTTCGATCTGCCGCTTGCCGACGTCGGCAGCGCATTCCAGCATCGTGTGTGGAACGTGATCAGCGACATTCCGCCGGGCACGGTGCTGACCTACGGGCAGGTCGCGAAGCGGATCGGCAGTGCGCCGCGTGCGGTCGGCCAGGCGTGCGGCGCGAACTATTTCCCGCTCGTGATTCCGTGTCATCGCGTCGTGGCGGCAGGCGGTCTCGGCGGTTTCGCGAACCACGACGACAATGGCTATTACCAGAAAGTGAAGCGCTGGCTGCTGGCGCACGAAGGCGTGCCGTACTGA
- the queG gene encoding tRNA epoxyqueuosine(34) reductase QueG, producing the protein MNRLPELAASDRPSTRAEGAAPCALDDATLTALAARIRAWGRELGFGAIGISDTDLSDAEAGLAAWLEAGYHGEMDYMAKHGMKRARPAELVAGTRRVISARLAYLPAETLAVDTPDARSGALAPHDWRARERARLDDPQAAVVSIYARGRDYHKVLRNRLQTLAERIEREIGAFGYRVFTDSAPVLEVELAQKAGVGWRGKHTLLLQRDAGSLFFLGEIYVDVPLPTDAQTAPDVAPETPGAHCGSCTRCIDACPTGAIVEPYRVDARRCISYLTIELKGSIPEPLRPMIGNRVYGCDDCQLVCPWNKFAQAAPVADFDVRHGLDRATLVELFGWDADAFDTRMQGSAIRRIGYESWLRNLAVGLGNALRAPADRLAPDARDAIVAALRARADDPSPVVREHVEWALRAA; encoded by the coding sequence ATGAACCGATTACCGGAACTCGCCGCATCCGACAGACCTTCGACACGTGCCGAAGGCGCGGCGCCGTGCGCGCTCGACGATGCGACGTTGACAGCGCTCGCCGCTCGCATCAGGGCGTGGGGGCGCGAATTGGGTTTCGGGGCGATCGGCATCAGCGATACCGATCTCTCGGATGCCGAAGCAGGCCTTGCCGCCTGGCTGGAAGCCGGTTACCACGGCGAAATGGATTATATGGCCAAACACGGGATGAAACGCGCGCGGCCGGCCGAACTTGTGGCCGGTACGCGACGCGTGATTTCCGCACGGCTCGCGTATCTGCCGGCCGAAACGCTCGCCGTCGACACCCCCGATGCGCGATCCGGCGCACTCGCGCCGCACGACTGGCGCGCACGCGAGCGCGCGCGTCTCGACGATCCGCAGGCGGCCGTGGTGTCGATCTACGCACGCGGCCGCGACTATCACAAGGTGCTGCGCAACCGGCTGCAGACGCTCGCGGAGCGCATCGAGCGCGAGATCGGCGCATTCGGCTACCGCGTGTTCACCGACTCGGCGCCGGTGCTCGAGGTCGAGCTCGCGCAGAAGGCCGGCGTCGGCTGGCGCGGCAAGCACACGTTGTTGCTGCAGCGCGACGCGGGTTCGCTGTTCTTCCTCGGCGAGATCTACGTCGACGTGCCGCTGCCGACCGACGCGCAAACCGCGCCCGACGTCGCGCCCGAGACGCCCGGCGCGCACTGCGGCAGTTGCACGCGCTGCATCGACGCGTGCCCGACCGGCGCGATCGTGGAACCGTATCGCGTCGACGCGCGCCGTTGCATCTCCTACCTGACGATCGAGCTGAAAGGCAGCATTCCGGAGCCGCTGCGGCCGATGATCGGCAATCGCGTATACGGCTGCGACGATTGCCAGCTCGTGTGCCCGTGGAACAAGTTCGCGCAGGCGGCACCCGTCGCCGACTTCGACGTGCGGCACGGGCTTGACCGCGCGACGCTGGTCGAGCTGTTCGGCTGGGATGCCGACGCGTTCGACACGCGGATGCAGGGCAGCGCGATCCGGCGCATCGGTTACGAAAGCTGGCTGCGCAACCTCGCGGTCGGGCTCGGCAACGCGTTGCGCGCGCCGGCCGATCGGCTTGCGCCCGATGCACGCGACGCGATCGTCGCCGCATTGCGCGCGCGGGCCGACGATCCGTCGCCGGTCGTGCGCGAGCATGTCGAATGGGCGCTGCGGGCTGCATGA
- the tsaE gene encoding tRNA (adenosine(37)-N6)-threonylcarbamoyltransferase complex ATPase subunit type 1 TsaE, translated as MPATSHTPHADTLPVPLAERVIALADEAATEAFGTRFAHALDAARSELAHAHAFDGLQIQLIGDLGAGKTTLVRAILRGLGYPGRVRSPTYTLVEPYAFARDDGELEVYHFDLYRFNDPAEWSDAGFREYFNSSAICLVEWPQQAGTLLGVPDLVFSLDVDGDGRVLTVRAFSASGKACLERC; from the coding sequence ATGCCAGCCACGTCCCATACGCCTCATGCCGACACGCTGCCCGTCCCGCTCGCGGAGCGCGTGATCGCACTCGCCGACGAAGCGGCGACCGAGGCCTTCGGCACCCGCTTCGCGCACGCGCTCGACGCGGCACGCAGCGAACTTGCCCATGCACACGCGTTCGACGGGCTGCAGATCCAGCTGATCGGCGACCTCGGCGCGGGCAAGACGACCCTCGTGCGCGCGATCCTGCGCGGCCTCGGCTATCCCGGGCGCGTACGCAGCCCGACCTACACGCTCGTCGAACCGTACGCATTCGCACGCGACGATGGGGAACTTGAGGTCTATCACTTCGATCTGTATCGATTCAACGATCCGGCCGAATGGTCCGACGCCGGCTTTCGCGAATATTTCAATTCCAGCGCGATCTGCCTCGTCGAATGGCCGCAACAGGCGGGCACCCTGCTCGGCGTGCCCGATCTGGTTTTCTCGCTCGACGTGGATGGCGACGGCCGCGTCCTCACCGTCAGGGCGTTCAGCGCTTCAGGAAAGGCATGTCTCGAAAGATGTTGA
- a CDS encoding N-acetylmuramoyl-L-alanine amidase — protein sequence MSRKMLIKPFRSIESAATATHNWRRRQILCAGASTLVLGLVAPRLAHASSVLGVRVWPARDYTRVTIESDQPLQNSQQLLQGPDRLVVDLNGLDLDQALRDLVSKIAPNDPQIQSVRVGQYQPHVVRMVFDLKGSVKPQVFTLPPVGTYKYRLVFDLYPAVAPDPLTDLIAQTERKEQALNDSARAQQVQPPTALAGPAAPPPATGDNSDAFFQRFAQNTPATPRTPPAAATPSAPAKPAVKPPPVIARRDDSEDDGDTYKFTAPKSGKGGTVRLLTVAIDPGHGGEDPGAIGGGGTYEKHIALDIAKKLRAKIDGAPNMRAMMTRDADFFVPLNVRVQKARRVGADLFVSIHADAFTTPSAHGSSVFALSDHGASSAAARWLANKENSSDLIGGINIKTQDAAVSRALFDMSTTAQIRDSLRYGNYVLKEVGGINKLHKGSVEQAGFAVLKAPDIPSILVETAFISNPDEERRLNDDSYRDEMADAIFRGIKRYFAANPPLAKSRMA from the coding sequence ATGTCTCGAAAGATGTTGATCAAACCGTTCCGCTCGATCGAATCGGCGGCCACCGCGACGCACAACTGGCGGCGCCGTCAGATCCTGTGCGCGGGCGCGTCGACGCTGGTGCTCGGCCTGGTCGCGCCGCGGCTCGCGCACGCGTCATCGGTGCTCGGCGTGCGCGTGTGGCCCGCGCGCGATTACACGCGTGTCACGATCGAATCCGACCAGCCGCTGCAGAATAGCCAACAGCTGCTGCAGGGTCCCGACCGGCTCGTCGTCGACCTGAACGGGCTCGATCTCGACCAGGCGCTGCGCGACCTCGTGTCGAAGATCGCGCCGAACGATCCGCAGATCCAGTCGGTGCGCGTCGGCCAGTATCAACCGCACGTCGTGCGGATGGTGTTCGACCTGAAAGGCTCGGTGAAGCCGCAGGTGTTCACGCTGCCGCCGGTGGGCACCTACAAGTACCGGCTCGTGTTCGACCTGTATCCGGCCGTCGCGCCCGATCCGCTGACCGACCTGATCGCGCAGACGGAGCGCAAGGAACAGGCGCTCAACGACAGCGCGCGCGCGCAGCAAGTGCAGCCGCCGACCGCGCTCGCCGGCCCCGCCGCGCCGCCGCCCGCCACGGGCGACAACAGCGACGCATTCTTCCAGCGCTTCGCGCAGAACACGCCGGCCACCCCGCGCACGCCGCCGGCCGCCGCGACGCCTTCCGCACCCGCGAAGCCGGCCGTCAAGCCGCCGCCCGTCATCGCACGCCGCGACGACAGCGAAGACGACGGCGACACCTACAAGTTCACCGCACCGAAATCGGGCAAGGGCGGCACCGTGCGCCTGCTGACCGTCGCGATCGATCCGGGCCACGGCGGCGAGGATCCGGGCGCGATCGGCGGCGGCGGCACGTACGAGAAACACATTGCGCTCGATATCGCGAAGAAGCTGCGAGCGAAGATCGACGGCGCGCCGAACATGCGCGCGATGATGACGCGCGACGCGGACTTCTTCGTGCCGCTGAACGTGCGCGTGCAGAAGGCGCGCCGCGTCGGCGCCGACCTCTTCGTGTCGATCCACGCGGATGCATTCACGACGCCGTCCGCGCATGGCTCGTCGGTGTTCGCGCTGTCTGACCACGGCGCATCGAGCGCCGCGGCGCGCTGGCTCGCGAACAAGGAGAACTCGTCCGACCTGATCGGCGGCATCAACATCAAGACCCAGGACGCGGCAGTCAGCCGAGCGCTGTTCGACATGTCGACGACCGCGCAGATCCGCGATTCGCTGCGCTACGGCAACTACGTGCTGAAGGAAGTCGGCGGCATCAACAAGCTGCACAAGGGCTCGGTCGAGCAGGCCGGGTTCGCGGTGCTGAAGGCGCCCGACATTCCGTCGATCCTGGTCGAGACCGCGTTCATCAGCAACCCTGACGAAGAACGCAGGCTCAACGACGACAGCTATCGCGACGAGATGGCCGACGCGATCTTCCGCGGCATCAAGCGTTACTTCGCCGCGAATCCGCCGCTCGCGAAGAGCCGGATGGCCTGA
- a CDS encoding EamA family transporter has protein sequence MAPKDLLLALVVILAWGVNFVVIKVGLHGMPPMLLGALRFTLAAVPAVFFVRRPQIPWRMLILYGATIQLGQFVFLFTGMYVGMPAGLASLVLQSQAFFTLVFAMLFLGERLRVQNLIGLAIAAGGLVVIAAQGGRAMTLAGFLLTICSAAMWAFGNIVTKKVGKADLVSLVVWASLVPPVPFFLLSLWFEGPQRIGAALAGLDGASIFAVVYLAFVATLVGYGLWSRLMSRYPAAQVAQFSLLVPIVGLASSALLLDEHLTDAQLIGAALVMGGLAVNVFGARLVRRFAAS, from the coding sequence ATGGCCCCGAAGGACTTGCTGCTCGCGCTGGTCGTGATCCTGGCGTGGGGCGTGAACTTCGTCGTGATCAAGGTCGGCCTGCACGGCATGCCGCCGATGCTGCTCGGTGCGCTGCGCTTCACGCTCGCGGCGGTGCCCGCGGTGTTTTTCGTGCGCCGGCCGCAGATTCCGTGGCGGATGCTGATCCTGTACGGCGCGACGATCCAGCTCGGCCAGTTCGTGTTCCTGTTTACCGGCATGTACGTCGGCATGCCCGCAGGCCTCGCGTCGCTCGTGCTGCAGTCGCAGGCGTTCTTCACGCTCGTGTTCGCGATGCTGTTCCTCGGCGAGCGGCTGCGTGTGCAGAACCTGATCGGGCTCGCGATCGCGGCGGGCGGGCTGGTCGTGATTGCCGCGCAGGGCGGCCGCGCGATGACGCTCGCGGGCTTCCTGCTGACCATCTGCTCGGCGGCGATGTGGGCGTTCGGCAATATCGTCACGAAAAAGGTCGGCAAGGCCGACCTGGTGTCGCTCGTGGTGTGGGCGAGCCTCGTGCCGCCCGTGCCGTTCTTCCTGCTGTCGCTCTGGTTCGAGGGGCCGCAGCGGATCGGGGCCGCGCTGGCCGGGCTCGACGGCGCGTCGATCTTCGCGGTCGTCTATCTCGCGTTCGTCGCGACGCTGGTCGGCTATGGCTTGTGGAGCCGCCTGATGTCGCGCTATCCGGCCGCGCAGGTCGCGCAGTTCTCGCTGCTGGTGCCGATCGTCGGGCTAGCGTCGTCGGCGCTGTTGCTCGACGAGCATCTGACGGACGCACAACTGATCGGCGCCGCGCTCGTGATGGGCGGCCTCGCGGTGAACGTGTTCGGCGCAAGGCTGGTGCGCCGCTTCGCGGCGTCGTGA
- a CDS encoding pirin family protein: protein MTDSIKALLKPHIRDIGNLQVRRTLPALAARLVGPFIFFDHMGPATLPAGTGLDVRPHPHIGLATVTYLFDGAILHRDSLGSLQEIVPGDVNWMTAGRGIVHSERTPDAQRASGHTVHGIQTWVALPIAHETTEPSFEHHAADTLPRRDESGVSLTVIAGDAFGLRSPVTTFSRTLYVAAEFAAGGRLELDASHEERAVYVVDGDLSIDGTPVPAEQMAVLAPGATVTLASGGGARAMLLGGAKIDGERFIEWNFVASSRDAIERAKQAWTNQEMGKVPGETEWIPLPASKPR from the coding sequence ATGACCGATTCGATCAAAGCCCTGCTCAAGCCGCACATCCGCGACATCGGCAACCTGCAGGTGCGACGCACGCTGCCCGCGCTCGCCGCGCGCCTCGTCGGCCCGTTCATCTTCTTCGATCACATGGGACCTGCGACGCTGCCGGCCGGCACCGGGCTTGACGTACGCCCGCACCCGCACATCGGACTCGCCACCGTCACCTACCTGTTCGACGGCGCGATCCTGCATCGCGACAGCCTCGGCTCGCTGCAGGAGATCGTGCCGGGCGACGTGAACTGGATGACGGCCGGCCGCGGCATCGTCCATTCGGAGCGCACCCCCGACGCGCAGCGTGCGAGCGGCCACACGGTGCATGGGATCCAGACCTGGGTCGCACTGCCCATCGCGCACGAGACCACCGAGCCGTCATTCGAGCACCATGCGGCCGACACGCTGCCCAGGCGCGACGAGAGCGGCGTGTCGCTGACGGTGATCGCCGGCGACGCGTTCGGCCTGCGCTCGCCCGTCACGACGTTCTCGCGCACGCTGTACGTGGCCGCCGAATTCGCGGCTGGCGGCCGCCTCGAACTCGACGCATCGCACGAGGAGCGCGCGGTCTATGTGGTCGACGGCGACCTCTCGATCGACGGCACGCCGGTGCCCGCCGAACAGATGGCCGTGCTCGCGCCCGGCGCCACCGTTACGCTCGCGAGCGGCGGCGGCGCGCGTGCGATGCTGCTGGGCGGCGCGAAAATCGACGGCGAGCGCTTCATCGAATGGAACTTCGTCGCCAGCAGCCGCGACGCGATCGAGCGCGCGAAACAGGCATGGACGAACCAGGAAATGGGCAAGGTGCCCGGCGAAACCGAGTGGATTCCGCTGCCCGCATCAAAGCCGCGTTGA
- the trxA gene encoding thioredoxin yields MDTTLATFEKDVIEASLDTPVLVDFWAPWCGPCKTLGPLLEKLEADYEGRWKLVKVNVDENQELAAHFQTRSIPHVIAFADGRPVDQFIGVLPEGQLRAFLDRLLPAPDEAERRAAQYAIAESRHDDAITHLEAALALNPGFDDARLDLIELLLANNQVDAARAEAERLSPQTVQGADPRYQAIKTRFDALDATADLPPTDALEARIAANPADLDARFDLAQSLIARRAYEGALEQLLEIVLRDRAYGDDLGRRTMISVFELAGDRPELVAAWRRKLSMALN; encoded by the coding sequence ATGGACACCACGCTTGCCACTTTCGAGAAAGACGTCATCGAGGCGTCGCTGGACACGCCCGTGCTGGTCGACTTCTGGGCGCCGTGGTGCGGCCCCTGCAAGACGCTCGGCCCGCTGCTCGAAAAACTCGAAGCCGACTACGAAGGCCGCTGGAAGCTCGTGAAGGTGAACGTCGACGAGAACCAGGAGCTCGCCGCGCACTTCCAGACGCGCAGTATCCCGCACGTGATCGCGTTTGCCGACGGACGCCCCGTCGACCAGTTCATCGGCGTGCTGCCGGAAGGCCAGTTGCGCGCGTTCCTCGACCGGCTGCTGCCGGCGCCCGACGAAGCCGAACGCCGCGCCGCGCAATACGCGATCGCCGAATCGCGTCACGACGATGCGATCACACACCTCGAAGCGGCGCTCGCGCTGAACCCGGGCTTCGACGACGCACGGCTCGACCTGATCGAACTGCTGCTCGCGAACAACCAGGTGGACGCCGCGCGCGCCGAGGCCGAGCGCCTGTCGCCGCAGACGGTTCAGGGCGCCGATCCGCGCTATCAGGCGATCAAGACCCGTTTCGATGCGCTCGACGCGACGGCCGACCTGCCGCCGACCGACGCGCTCGAAGCGCGCATCGCGGCGAACCCGGCCGATCTCGACGCACGCTTCGACCTCGCACAGAGCCTGATCGCGCGACGCGCATACGAAGGTGCGCTCGAGCAGTTGCTGGAAATCGTGTTGCGCGACCGCGCGTATGGCGACGATCTCGGCCGCCGCACGATGATCTCGGTGTTCGAACTGGCGGGCGATCGCCCCGAACTCGTTGCCGCATGGCGGCGCAAGCTGAGCATGGCGCTCAACTGA
- the tcdA gene encoding tRNA cyclic N6-threonylcarbamoyladenosine(37) synthase TcdA, giving the protein MPAADAAPHSSSDLTPSPTIQLDVDRERRFGGIARLYGAPALAAFERAHVAVIGIGGVGSWTAEALARSAIGTLTLIDLDNVAESNTNRQIHALDGNYGKPKVDAMAERIALIDPACRVNRIEDFAEPDNFDALLGGGFDYVVDAIDSVRTKVALIAWCVAKGQPLVTVGGAGGQLDPTRIRIDDLALTIQDPLLSKVRAQLRKQHGFPRGPKARFKVSAVYSDEPLIYPEAAACDIEDGAEPSAAAHVAGLNCAGFGSSVCVTASFGFAAAAHALRAIAARAAG; this is encoded by the coding sequence ATGCCCGCCGCCGACGCTGCCCCGCACAGTTCTTCTGATCTTACCCCGAGCCCGACAATCCAGCTTGACGTGGATCGCGAGCGCCGCTTCGGCGGCATCGCGCGCCTGTATGGCGCCCCCGCGCTCGCGGCGTTCGAGCGCGCGCACGTCGCCGTGATCGGCATCGGCGGCGTCGGATCGTGGACGGCCGAGGCGCTCGCGCGCAGCGCGATCGGCACGCTGACGCTGATCGATCTCGACAACGTCGCGGAAAGCAATACGAACCGGCAGATCCACGCGCTCGACGGCAATTACGGCAAGCCGAAGGTCGACGCGATGGCCGAGCGGATCGCGCTGATCGATCCCGCTTGCCGTGTGAACCGGATCGAGGATTTCGCGGAACCGGACAACTTCGACGCGCTGCTCGGCGGCGGCTTCGACTACGTGGTCGACGCGATCGACAGCGTTCGCACGAAGGTCGCGCTGATCGCGTGGTGCGTCGCAAAAGGGCAGCCGCTCGTCACGGTCGGCGGCGCGGGCGGGCAACTCGACCCGACGCGCATCCGCATCGACGATCTCGCGCTGACGATCCAGGATCCGCTGCTGTCGAAGGTGCGCGCGCAGTTGCGCAAGCAGCACGGCTTTCCGCGCGGGCCGAAGGCGCGTTTCAAGGTCAGCGCCGTGTATTCCGACGAACCGCTGATTTATCCGGAAGCGGCCGCGTGCGACATCGAGGACGGCGCGGAGCCGTCCGCCGCCGCGCATGTCGCGGGGCTCAACTGCGCGGGGTTCGGTTCGAGCGTATGCGTGACCGCGAGCTTCGGCTTCGCGGCCGCCGCGCATGCGCTGCGGGCGATCGCGGCGCGGGCCGCGGGCTGA
- the pdxH gene encoding pyridoxamine 5'-phosphate oxidase produces the protein MTTLADLRINYSRASLDEADAAPDPFAQFDRWFKEALDAKLPEPNTMTLATVGDDGRPSARIVLIKGVDERGFVFFTNYESRKGRDLAANPHAALLFYWIELERQVRIEGRIEKTSADESDRYFASRPLGSRIGAWASEQSAVIDSRATLEAREKAVSERYGENPPRPPHWGGYRVVPDAIEFWQGRPSRLHDRLLYTRDAAAKSGWTISRLSP, from the coding sequence ATGACGACTCTCGCCGATCTCCGCATCAATTATTCGCGTGCTTCGCTCGACGAAGCCGATGCCGCCCCCGACCCCTTCGCCCAGTTCGATCGCTGGTTCAAGGAGGCGCTCGACGCCAAACTCCCCGAGCCCAACACGATGACGCTCGCCACCGTCGGCGACGACGGCCGGCCGTCGGCCCGAATCGTGCTCATCAAGGGGGTCGACGAACGCGGGTTCGTCTTCTTTACCAATTACGAAAGCCGCAAGGGCCGCGATCTCGCCGCCAATCCGCACGCGGCGCTGCTGTTCTACTGGATCGAGCTCGAGCGCCAGGTGCGCATCGAAGGCCGGATCGAGAAAACCAGCGCCGACGAAAGCGACCGCTATTTCGCGTCGCGCCCGCTCGGCTCGCGCATCGGCGCGTGGGCGTCCGAGCAGAGCGCCGTGATCGACAGCCGCGCAACGCTCGAAGCGCGCGAAAAGGCCGTGAGCGAACGCTACGGCGAGAACCCGCCGCGTCCGCCGCACTGGGGCGGTTATCGCGTCGTGCCTGACGCGATCGAGTTCTGGCAAGGCCGCCCGTCGCGGCTGCACGACCGCCTGCTCTATACGCGCGACGCCGCGGCGAAGTCGGGCTGGACGATTTCGCGCCTGTCGCCGTAA
- a CDS encoding SAM-dependent methyltransferase, whose product MFWEKKLAQWADEVRAKANIPARLVLWNGDQLDFGTFSAPQVTLKVNSASALPLLLEPSLDNLGEAYVKGKIDIEGRLSDIINISYSLARSTVTSASKLARVKRYFNHTKSTDKKAIQYHYDVSNAFYKLWLDENMVYSCAYFENGDEDLATAQIKKIDHILTKIRLEPGQRLLDIGCGWGALVLRAAQKFGATCLGVTLSQNQFDLATARVKAAGLEDKIEIRLQDYREIDGQFDRITSVGMFEHVGRKNLPLYFSRVHDLLTDDGIAMNHGITSTDAESGETALGGGEFIDRYVFPDGELPHISLALEAAQRGGLEAIDVESLRRHYARTLEIWTENFEAKAEEARTLVDDEKFRIWRVYLAGCAYAFEHDDVSIFQIVCRKAGRSAKTLPWSRRYMYEHTLPR is encoded by the coding sequence ATGTTCTGGGAAAAGAAGCTGGCACAGTGGGCGGACGAAGTACGGGCGAAAGCGAACATACCGGCGCGACTCGTGCTATGGAACGGCGATCAACTCGATTTCGGCACCTTCAGCGCGCCGCAGGTCACGCTGAAGGTCAACAGCGCGTCGGCGTTGCCGCTGCTGCTCGAACCGAGCCTCGACAATCTCGGCGAGGCGTACGTGAAGGGCAAGATCGACATCGAGGGGCGCCTGTCGGACATCATCAACATCAGCTACTCGCTCGCGCGCAGCACGGTCACCAGCGCAAGCAAGCTCGCGCGCGTGAAGCGCTACTTCAATCACACGAAAAGCACCGACAAGAAGGCGATCCAGTATCACTACGACGTCTCGAACGCGTTCTACAAGCTGTGGCTCGACGAGAACATGGTGTACTCGTGCGCGTACTTCGAGAACGGCGACGAGGATCTCGCGACCGCACAGATCAAGAAGATCGACCATATCCTGACCAAGATCCGGCTCGAGCCCGGCCAGCGCCTGCTCGACATCGGCTGCGGCTGGGGCGCGCTCGTGCTGCGCGCCGCGCAGAAGTTCGGCGCGACATGCCTGGGCGTGACGCTGTCGCAGAACCAGTTCGATCTCGCGACCGCGCGCGTGAAAGCCGCCGGGCTCGAGGACAAGATCGAGATCCGGCTGCAGGACTACCGCGAAATCGATGGGCAGTTCGATCGCATCACGAGCGTCGGGATGTTCGAGCACGTCGGCCGCAAGAACCTGCCGCTCTATTTCTCGCGCGTGCACGACCTGCTGACCGACGACGGCATCGCGATGAACCACGGAATCACGTCGACCGATGCCGAAAGCGGCGAAACGGCGCTCGGCGGCGGCGAATTCATCGACCGCTACGTGTTCCCGGACGGCGAGCTGCCGCACATCAGCCTCGCGCTCGAAGCGGCGCAGCGCGGCGGCCTCGAGGCGATTGACGTCGAAAGCCTGCGGCGGCACTATGCGCGCACGCTCGAGATCTGGACCGAGAACTTCGAGGCGAAGGCGGAAGAGGCACGCACGCTGGTCGACGACGAAAAATTCCGCATCTGGCGCGTGTATCTCGCCGGTTGCGCGTACGCGTTCGAGCACGACGACGTGTCGATCTTCCAGATCGTGTGCCGCAAGGCCGGACGCAGCGCGAAAACGCTGCCGTGGTCGCGGCGCTACATGTACGAACACACGCTGCCGCGCTAG